Sequence from the Priestia megaterium genome:
TAATCATTTCACCATTCAAATTAGGCATAAATGTTGCCACATGGCGATCACCTTGCCCCATCAGAAATTGACTCATTTGATATAGTTCATTTAACTCGTCTTGTTCCATTTGCTTTACATTAATGATTGTATATAAAATATCTCGATACTGAAAACCTTCAAATTTACCAACGGGCATAAATTCATTTGGACGTAATCCGTAGTGCTCATAAATGGTTTGTATCATTTTAATCCCTCTCTTCATTCATTCAAGAAATTATATGATGGAAAACAACATTACTTGTCATAATATTTACGGAGGAATGAATAGATTAGAAATACACCATTTATAGTTATTTACTCCGGGTTAGTAGTATGAAACAACTTTAGACTTAAAAATATATAGAAAACAGGTGATGATACTTGGAGAAAAAACATACACAAAGTGAGTTAGAAAAAAAAGCAAGAGAATGGTTAATAGAACGCGGCGTGGCTCTTACAGACATTGCTGAACTGGTCTATTACTTGCAAAAAAAGTATCACCCAAACTTAACAATCGAAGACTGTTTATATAACGTTGAGCGCGTCATTTCTAAACGAGAAGTTCAAAATGCTATTTTAACGGGTATTCAATTAGATGTCCTCACGGAAAAAAAAGTTATTGAGCCGCCTCTGTTGGATATTCTTGAGAAAGACGAAGGTTTATACGGTATCGACGAGATTTTAGCATTATCGATTGTAAATGTGTACGGATCAATCGGCTTTACCAATTACGGGTATATTGATAAACAAAAGCCAGGTATTCTAGAACGATTAAACGATAAATCGACTGGAGAGTGCCATACTTTCTTAGATGATTTAGTAGGCGCAATTGCCGCCGCTGCTTCTAGCCGGTTAGCGCATCGGGCTGCCAGTCAAGAATAGGTTCTAAAAACAAAAAAAGCTGTCAATTGACAGCTTTTTAAATTCGCTCCATCCACTCTTTTAGTGAATCTACCGTATAAGTTGGCTTTTTCTCATATCCTTCTAGTAACTCTCTTGTTGTTACCCCTGTATGGACTAATAATGTATCTAAGCCTGCATTCATCCCTGCTAAAATATCTGTATCATAATAATCACCAATCATGATTGTTTCTTCTTTTGGCGTACCGATGACTTCAAGGGCTTGCTCCATAATAATACTTTCTGGTTTGCCAATAAATACTGGATTTGTTTGAGTAGAAACCGTAATAACGGACGTGATAGATCCATTACCAGGCAGTAGGCCTCTTTCAGTAGGAATCGCAATATCTCCGTTCGTTGAAACAAAAAAGGCGCCGTTTCGAACGTTTAAACATGCTTTTGCTAATTTTTCATATGTAATTTCTTGATCCAAACCAACAACTACAAAATCCGTATCTTCCTCTTCAATGGTAAATCCTTTTTCAAGCAACGCATGTCGGATTCCTTCTCCACCAATTACATAAGCTGAAGCATTTGCTTTGCGTTCATGCAAATAATTAGCTGTTGCCTGACTTGTTGTAAAAACTTGCTCTTCTGTTGCAGGAATGCCAAATGCCTCTAGCTTTTCAGCTACTTTATCAGGCGTTTTTGTTGAGTTGTTTGTTACAAATAAATAAGGAATTCCTTTTTCCTTTAATTTAATAACAAAATCACGTGCCTCGGCAATTAGCTCTGTTCCTTTGTACATTGTTCCGTCTAAATCAATCAAATATCCTTTATATTCCTTCATGTTGTGTGATCTCCTTTCAAGTGTCATACTTGAAATCATAGCTTATTTTTTATACTACTACAACTTTGTCTTTAGTTACGAAAAGCAGACACAGGTCCTAATTCTGTTTCTAGGTATGTCCTTACGCGCTCTGAAAATGCTGCCAATACGTCTTTATGCTGCATCACTTTTTGATAAATATCCTGATGATTAACATCCACATATTCTTGAACAAGGCTTTTACGCAATTGAACGATCTCTTTTAATGGCGTTTCTTCCTCTTTTTTAACCACTTTCTCATCAACTAAAATGTCAATGATATCGTCGTAACTGCCTGGATCTCTCATAATAAATCCATCAATCATTGCATTCCCTACATCTAAAACGTTTTCAATTAAAAGATGTACAATTCTCTCTAATGCCTTTTTCTCTATTTCTGTGTTCCAGCTCGAATGCTCAGTGAACAAACGAACATGTTCATCAAAAAAACCAAGCGTGGCTTCTATTTTTTCACGATCTACAAAGTACATATTATTTCCTCCCTAGTTGTCAGCTCTCTATAAATCTTTTTTCATAAACAAACGGGGTTCCTGTTCTATTTTATCATGACCCATTATCCATTTGATAAATTCATTTTTGTTTTTGACCTTATTTGATATGATACAAATACAACCTACGAAAGGAGTATACCTATGAGCGAACGCTTTTATCTATATGACGATGTTGTATCTACAAAGACCCGGTTTGTCAGCTTTATGGGCGAAAATCAACGATTTGATTTAGCTATTATCCAAACCGACCGTTATTATGGCAAACAAGTTGTTCTTGATATTCAAGGAGGACGTTTTGCCATTATTGGTCAAGATGACCTTGAAGAACCAAACTATCTTGAAGAAGTATTTAAATTAAACAATGAAGACGGTCAGGAACTTCGTGAATTTTTATATGAAATGATCTAAAAAAAAAGGCAGCGTGAAGGACAATTAGTGTCTTCGGCTTGCCTTTTTTTACTTATGGACTTTTTTTAAGACAAAATACGCACAGCCAAAATTACAATATTCATGTAAATAGTCCTGAAGCGTACTAATCTTCGTATCATACGTTGCCTTTTGATTTCGGTCATCAAAAAAGCCTCGCAGTCGAAGCTGATTGTATCCCCAATCTCCCACAATATAGTCATAGCGGCTCAGCACATCGATAAAGCGACCTCTAAACGCCTCTTCATTAAATGCCTCGCGCTCATCTTTTAATACTTCATAACAAATATTATTGATACAGACCATTGCTCACACCTCTTCTCTTAAAATTTACCATACCATAATTATGATGATGAAACCATCAATTAACATGAAATTTTTCACGTATAAGCAGCACTCTAATCCTGTAGGAGTTTTATCGGTATACCTACTGATCTTTTATGCTCCACATGAAGGTTCGCCGGTTTACCTGGCGTACGATATTTAATTACAGGAGGTGGAAATGGTGAAAAAATCTATTCTTGGAATCGCTTTGATAACAAGTATTTTAACCATCGGCTGTCAAAATAAAAACACAGCTGAAAATGAAAATTTATCACCAAACAACCCAGATGCCATTAATGTAAACGAGCCTAATCATTATTATAATCCAAATAATAATACCGGCACAAATTATGGATATGTCCGATACACTAAAAACACAAATGAACAAAATTCCAATATGAACCAAGTAGGAACATTTAATCGAGAAGAAGCAGCCGACAATATTAGTAAACTGAGCACCGCTATTCCAAATATTAAGCAAGCCGCTACGCTAGTAACCGATAAAGATGTGCTTGTTGCTTATAAAACAGATGCTAAAAATAGGAATAACGCAGCCGATCAGGTAAAACGTACAGCTATGTCTGTAGTTCCTCGTTATTATCATGTATACGTCTCAGATAATCCGAAACATATGGACCAAATCGAAAATATTAGTGAAATGAATACGCAAACGAATGATGCTAGAAAACGAATCGATGGAGTTATTCAACAAATGCTACAATCTCCCCAAGGGCGTAAAATGAACGGCGGAGAAGATGCAAACGGTAGAGAGAAAAACGAATTGAATGAATCGATGACGGACAAAGATATGGTGGAATAAACGAAACAGATAAAATCTAAGTTCACCGTAACAAAAAAACGAACCACTAATCAAACAGTTTGATTAGTGGTTCGTTTTTCACTTCGGCTAAACTACTTTTGTTCCAGTCTCTTTTTACCTTATTTGCTTTCTTGTGCTTTGTTTTTTGCAGCAGCGTTAACTTGCTCATCTGCATGGTAAGAAGAACGTACAAGAGGACCTGCTTCAACATGGCTGAATCCTTTTGATAAAGCAATCTCTTTTAGCTCTTCAAACTCATTTGGATGGTAATATTTCTGAACTTTTATGTGCTTTTTAGTTGGCTGCAGATATTGCCCTAGCGTCATAATATCTACGTTATTCGCACGCAAGTCATCCATCGTTTCAATAATTTCTTCTTTTGTTTCCCCTAGACCAAGCATGATACTTGATTTTGTTGGGATATCCGGCTGCATTTCTTTTGCACGGCGAAGGAACTCAAGAGAA
This genomic interval carries:
- a CDS encoding TIGR01457 family HAD-type hydrolase is translated as MKEYKGYLIDLDGTMYKGTELIAEARDFVIKLKEKGIPYLFVTNNSTKTPDKVAEKLEAFGIPATEEQVFTTSQATANYLHERKANASAYVIGGEGIRHALLEKGFTIEEEDTDFVVVGLDQEITYEKLAKACLNVRNGAFFVSTNGDIAIPTERGLLPGNGSITSVITVSTQTNPVFIGKPESIIMEQALEVIGTPKEETIMIGDYYDTDILAGMNAGLDTLLVHTGVTTRELLEGYEKKPTYTVDSLKEWMERI
- a CDS encoding phosphatidylglycerophosphatase A family protein — protein: MEKKHTQSELEKKAREWLIERGVALTDIAELVYYLQKKYHPNLTIEDCLYNVERVISKREVQNAILTGIQLDVLTEKKVIEPPLLDILEKDEGLYGIDEILALSIVNVYGSIGFTNYGYIDKQKPGILERLNDKSTGECHTFLDDLVGAIAAAASSRLAHRAASQE
- a CDS encoding YutD family protein — encoded protein: MVCINNICYEVLKDEREAFNEEAFRGRFIDVLSRYDYIVGDWGYNQLRLRGFFDDRNQKATYDTKISTLQDYLHEYCNFGCAYFVLKKVHK
- a CDS encoding YhcN/YlaJ family sporulation lipoprotein translates to MVKKSILGIALITSILTIGCQNKNTAENENLSPNNPDAINVNEPNHYYNPNNNTGTNYGYVRYTKNTNEQNSNMNQVGTFNREEAADNISKLSTAIPNIKQAATLVTDKDVLVAYKTDAKNRNNAADQVKRTAMSVVPRYYHVYVSDNPKHMDQIENISEMNTQTNDARKRIDGVIQQMLQSPQGRKMNGGEDANGREKNELNESMTDKDMVE
- a CDS encoding DUF86 domain-containing protein, whose translation is MYFVDREKIEATLGFFDEHVRLFTEHSSWNTEIEKKALERIVHLLIENVLDVGNAMIDGFIMRDPGSYDDIIDILVDEKVVKKEEETPLKEIVQLRKSLVQEYVDVNHQDIYQKVMQHKDVLAAFSERVRTYLETELGPVSAFRN
- a CDS encoding DUF3055 domain-containing protein — encoded protein: MSERFYLYDDVVSTKTRFVSFMGENQRFDLAIIQTDRYYGKQVVLDIQGGRFAIIGQDDLEEPNYLEEVFKLNNEDGQELREFLYEMI